A part of Spiribacter vilamensis genomic DNA contains:
- a CDS encoding DUF3108 domain-containing protein — MTWRRRLGIGLVAVMMVVGTGPLAGAASGAEPAVEAPPAFSARYDVRKAGLTLGHAELRFRRPTESRYLYRLSIRPGRLAGMFYSSTVREMSIGRIQPDGFRPDVYRYNRSGGDDDRRAELRFDWDTLSVVNDIEARPWRMDITPDTIDRVISPLQLMHDLADLDGDDELVYRIADGGQLKTYVLRVGDKTMVETPAGRFEALRIRRSDTDSDRETTLWVAPALRYLAVQVEQREDGDRNFRMVLNTVDGLPADAR, encoded by the coding sequence ATGACATGGCGTCGGCGACTCGGGATCGGGCTGGTGGCAGTCATGATGGTGGTCGGTACCGGTCCGCTGGCAGGCGCCGCATCGGGTGCGGAGCCCGCCGTCGAAGCGCCGCCCGCGTTCAGCGCCCGCTATGACGTACGCAAGGCCGGGCTTACCCTCGGGCATGCCGAACTGCGGTTCCGCCGCCCGACCGAGTCGCGTTACCTCTACCGGCTGTCGATCCGGCCGGGCCGGCTCGCCGGAATGTTCTACTCCAGCACCGTCCGCGAGATGAGCATCGGGCGGATCCAGCCCGACGGCTTTCGGCCGGATGTCTATCGCTACAACCGCAGTGGCGGCGATGACGATCGCCGGGCGGAGCTGCGCTTCGACTGGGACACCCTGAGCGTCGTCAACGACATCGAGGCACGGCCCTGGCGCATGGACATCACCCCGGACACCATTGATCGGGTGATCAGCCCGCTGCAGCTGATGCACGACCTGGCCGATCTCGATGGCGATGACGAACTGGTCTATCGCATCGCCGATGGCGGCCAGCTCAAGACCTATGTGCTCCGCGTCGGGGACAAGACCATGGTCGAGACACCGGCTGGGCGCTTCGAGGCCCTCAGGATCCGCCGTTCAGACACCGACAGCGATCGTGAGACGACCCTGTGGGTGGCGCCGGCGTTGCGGTACCTCGCCGTCCAGGTGGAACAGCGCGAGGACGGCGATCGCAACTTCCGCATGGTCCTG